Proteins encoded within one genomic window of Vidua macroura isolate BioBank_ID:100142 chromosome 2, ASM2450914v1, whole genome shotgun sequence:
- the PDCL3 gene encoding phosducin-like protein 3, with amino-acid sequence MQDPNKDTEWNDILRKKGILPPKENLEEQERAKEEEQFAILQKSLVKTYEDMTLEELEENEDEFNEEDERAIEMYRQQRLAEMKAAQMKNKFGEVLEISGKDYVQEVTKAGKGIWVVLHLYKQGIPLCALINQHMSGLAKKFRDVKFIKAISTTCIPNYPDKNLPTIFVYLEGDIKAQFIGPLVFGGMNLTRDELEWKISESGAIKTDLEENPRKQIQDQLMSSIRACVPARGESDSEDD; translated from the exons ATGCAG GATCCAAATAAAGACACGGAGTGGAATGACATTCTGCGCAAGAAAGGTATCCTTCCTCCAAAGGAAAACCTGGAGGAACAGGAACGGGCAAAAGAAGAGGAGCAGTTTGCCATCCTTCAGAAATCTCTGG TGAAAACTTATGAGGACATGACTCTGGAAGAGCTAGAAGAGAATGAAGATGAATTTAATGAGGAAGATGAGAGAGCTATTGAAATGTACAG GCAGCAAAGGTTAGCAGAAATGAAGGCAGCTCAAATGAAGAATAAATTCGGGGAAGTTCTGGAGATTTCGGGAAAAGATTATGTTCAAGAGGTTACAAAAGCTGGAAAAGGTATATGGGTAGTCTTACACCTCTACAAACAAGg AATTCCACTTTGTGCCTTAATAAATCAACATATGAGCGGGCTTGCAAAGAAGTTCAGAGATGTGAAATTCATCAAAGCTATTTCTACCACCTGCATTCCCAACTACCCTGATAAGAACCTGCCCACGATATTTGTGTACCTGGAGGGAGACATCAAAGCTCAATTCATTGGGCCTTTGGTGTTCGGTGGCATGAACCTGACGAGGGATG AATTAGAGTGGAAGATTTCCGAGTCTGGTGCCATCAAGACAGACCTTGAAGAGAACCCCAGGAAGCAGATCCAGGACCAGCTCATGTCCTCAATCAGGGCGTGTGTCCCAGCCAGAGGGGAGAGTGACTCAGAGGATGACTAA
- the LOC128803120 gene encoding histone H2A-beta, sperm-like — MPGRGKKQALAGSPGSASKKYKSAKAGLQFPVGRVHRLLRRGKYANRIGSGAAIYLAAVMEYVTAEVLELAGKAAHENRKTRILPRHIQLAVRNDDELSKVFASVTIPQGGVMPNILSQLLPKTSSGNVAFSQEYGGSQ; from the coding sequence ATGCCTGGACGTGGAAAGAAACAAGCATTGGCTGGCAGCCCTGGAAGTGCATCAAAGAAATACAAATCAGCCAAGGCAGGTCTGCAGTTCCCTGTGGGCCGTGTCCATAGGCTCCTGCGAAGAGGGAAGTACGCTAACAGGATTGGCTCTGGCGCTGCCATCTACCTGGCTGCAGTCATGGAGTATGTGACAGCAGAGGTCCTGGAGCTGGCGGGGAAAGCTGCGCATGAAAACAGGAAGACAAGGATTCTGCCCAGGCACATTCAGCTGGCTGTGAGAAATGATGATGAGCTGAGCAAGGTCTTTGCCAGTGTGACCATTCCTCAAGGCGGGGTTATGCCAAATATCCTTTCTCAGCTCCTTCCGAAGACATCTAGTggaaatgttgctttttctcAAGAATATGGTGGCAGCCAGTGA